One region of Streptococcus salivarius genomic DNA includes:
- a CDS encoding DUF1934 domain-containing protein produces the protein MEIKIKNKIKVGDQTEIIEEIHTCEVMEKGDYTYLVHHNSEKEKVVIKLNQDELVMTRFSNPKSIMRFSAKVPALVHIPTPLGTQHFLTDTSLFAHDPNGQTVDIHYQLKHPETEDVFADYELEVSWF, from the coding sequence ATGGAAATTAAAATCAAAAACAAAATTAAAGTAGGCGATCAAACGGAAATTATCGAAGAAATCCACACTTGTGAGGTTATGGAAAAAGGGGATTATACCTATCTTGTTCATCATAATTCCGAGAAAGAAAAAGTGGTTATTAAGTTGAATCAGGATGAGCTAGTGATGACACGCTTTTCTAATCCTAAATCCATTATGCGTTTTTCTGCTAAAGTACCTGCCTTGGTCCACATTCCGACACCGCTTGGTACCCAACATTTTCTGACAGACACTAGTTTATTTGCTCATGACCCGAATGGACAGACAGTTGATATTCATTATCAATTGAAACATCCAGAAACAGAAGACGTTTTTGCTGATTATGAATTAGAAGTTTCTTGGTTTTAA
- a CDS encoding cation-translocating P-type ATPase: MSKEQSKALFYTQGEEEVLKSLDTSVDGLSTAQAKERLDAYGYNELDEGEKRSLLSKFIDQFKDLMIIILLVAAALSVITEGMHGLTDACIILAVVVLNAAFGVYQEGQAEAAIEALKNMSSPMARVRRDGHVVEIDARELVPGDIVLLEAGDVVPADMRLLEAASLKIEEAALTGESVPVEKDVTEAVEAEAGIGDRVNMAYQNSNVTYGRGAGVVTNTGMYTEVGKIADMLANADESQTPLKQSLEQLSKTLTYLIVAIALVTFLVSVFIRGEQPLEGLMVAVALAVAAIPEGLPAIVTILLSLGTTTLAKRNSIVRKLPAVETLGSTEIIASDKTGTLTMNQMTVEKVYTNGQLQSADTELGADNTTLRIMNFANDTKVDPDGKLIGDPTETALVQFGLDHNFDVRDVLKSEPRVAELPFDSDRKLMSTIHKEADGTYFVAVKGAPDQLLKRVTRIEINGEVRPITDEDKQAILATNKDLAKQALRVLMMAYKTTNDIPTLESAVVESDLIFSGLVGMIDPERPEAAEAVRVAKEAGIRPIMITGDHQDTAEAIAKRLGIIDPNDTEDHVFTGAELNELSDEEFQKVFKQYSVYARVSPEHKVRIVKAWQNDGKVVAMTGDGVNDAPSLKTADIGIGMGITGTEVSKGASDMVLADDNFATIIVAVEEGRKVFSNIQKSIQYLLSANMAEVFIIFFATLFGWDVLQPVHLLWINLVTDTLPAIALGVEPAEPGIMAHKPRGRQSNFFDGGVFGAIMYQGVFQTILVLAVYGWGLAFPEHHTQAEIHADALTMAFATLGLIQLLHAFNVKSVYQSVFKVGLFRNKTFNWAIPVAFVLLMATIVVPGFNNLFHVSHLSLTQWLAVIVGSFLIVVLVELVKAIQRALGKDKDAI, encoded by the coding sequence TTGTCTAAAGAACAAAGTAAAGCCTTGTTTTACACACAAGGAGAGGAAGAAGTCCTAAAAAGCTTGGACACTTCTGTTGACGGTTTGTCTACTGCACAAGCCAAGGAACGTTTAGATGCCTACGGCTATAACGAGTTGGATGAAGGTGAAAAACGCAGCCTCTTGTCAAAATTCATCGACCAGTTTAAAGATTTGATGATTATCATCCTACTTGTTGCTGCGGCTCTTTCTGTTATTACAGAAGGTATGCATGGTTTGACTGATGCCTGCATTATTTTAGCCGTTGTTGTTTTGAATGCAGCCTTTGGTGTTTATCAAGAAGGACAAGCAGAAGCGGCTATTGAAGCCCTCAAAAACATGTCTAGCCCTATGGCTCGTGTGCGCCGTGATGGCCATGTCGTTGAAATTGATGCACGCGAATTAGTTCCAGGAGATATCGTCTTGCTTGAAGCAGGTGATGTCGTTCCTGCGGACATGCGTTTGCTCGAAGCAGCCTCACTTAAGATTGAAGAAGCTGCCCTTACAGGTGAATCCGTTCCGGTTGAAAAAGACGTTACCGAGGCGGTTGAAGCAGAGGCAGGTATCGGTGACCGTGTGAATATGGCTTATCAAAACTCGAATGTAACGTACGGTCGTGGTGCAGGTGTTGTGACCAATACAGGTATGTATACTGAGGTTGGTAAGATTGCGGATATGCTAGCCAATGCGGACGAATCCCAAACACCGTTGAAGCAAAGTTTGGAGCAACTATCTAAGACTTTAACCTATCTTATTGTCGCTATTGCTTTGGTAACATTCTTGGTTAGTGTCTTCATTCGTGGCGAACAGCCTCTTGAAGGTTTGATGGTTGCTGTTGCTCTTGCCGTTGCAGCCATTCCTGAAGGTTTACCTGCTATTGTAACCATTCTTTTGTCATTAGGTACAACAACTCTTGCCAAACGTAATTCGATTGTTCGTAAATTGCCAGCAGTTGAAACGCTTGGTTCGACTGAAATTATCGCTTCAGATAAGACTGGTACCTTGACCATGAACCAGATGACCGTTGAGAAGGTCTATACAAACGGTCAATTGCAAAGTGCTGATACAGAACTTGGTGCTGATAATACGACCCTTCGTATTATGAACTTTGCCAATGATACTAAGGTAGACCCAGACGGTAAACTAATCGGGGATCCTACTGAAACAGCCCTTGTTCAATTTGGTTTGGACCACAATTTTGATGTGCGTGACGTCTTGAAATCGGAGCCTCGTGTGGCAGAATTGCCATTTGACTCTGACCGTAAGCTCATGTCTACTATCCACAAAGAAGCGGATGGTACATACTTTGTAGCCGTTAAAGGTGCGCCTGACCAATTGCTCAAACGTGTGACTCGTATTGAAATCAATGGTGAGGTCCGTCCTATCACGGATGAAGACAAACAAGCTATCCTTGCGACTAATAAGGACTTGGCAAAACAAGCCCTTCGTGTCTTGATGATGGCTTATAAGACAACGAATGACATTCCTACCTTGGAATCTGCAGTTGTTGAGTCTGATTTGATTTTCTCAGGTTTGGTAGGTATGATTGACCCAGAACGTCCAGAAGCAGCAGAGGCTGTCCGTGTCGCTAAAGAAGCGGGGATTCGTCCAATCATGATTACTGGGGACCACCAAGATACAGCAGAAGCAATCGCTAAGCGTCTTGGTATCATTGATCCAAATGATACGGAAGATCATGTCTTTACTGGCGCTGAGCTTAATGAGCTTTCTGATGAAGAATTCCAAAAAGTCTTCAAACAGTACTCTGTCTATGCGCGTGTATCTCCTGAACACAAGGTTCGTATCGTTAAGGCTTGGCAAAATGATGGCAAGGTTGTTGCCATGACAGGTGATGGGGTTAATGATGCGCCTTCACTTAAGACAGCTGATATCGGTATTGGTATGGGAATCACAGGTACAGAGGTTTCTAAGGGAGCTTCAGATATGGTTCTTGCCGATGATAACTTTGCGACAATTATCGTTGCCGTAGAAGAAGGACGTAAGGTCTTCTCAAATATTCAAAAATCAATCCAATACCTCTTGTCAGCCAACATGGCAGAAGTCTTCATTATCTTCTTTGCCACACTATTTGGTTGGGATGTGCTTCAACCAGTACACCTTCTCTGGATTAACCTGGTCACTGATACACTTCCAGCTATCGCACTTGGGGTTGAGCCAGCTGAACCAGGTATTATGGCTCACAAACCTCGTGGTCGCCAATCAAACTTCTTTGATGGTGGTGTCTTCGGAGCGATTATGTATCAAGGTGTTTTCCAAACTATCCTTGTTCTTGCAGTATATGGTTGGGGTCTTGCCTTTCCAGAGCATCATACACAAGCAGAAATTCATGCGGATGCCCTTACAATGGCCTTTGCCACACTTGGATTAATCCAGTTGCTCCATGCCTTTAACGTTAAATCTGTTTATCAATCAGTCTTTAAAGTTGGTCTCTTTAGGAACAAGACTTTCAACTGGGCAATTCCAGTGGCCTTCGTTCTTTTGATGGCAACTATCGTAGTTCCTGGATTTAATAACCTTTTCCATGTGTCACACCTTAGTCTGACACAATGGCTTGCGGTTATTGTAGGTTCCTTCTTGATTGTGGTATTGGTTGAATTAGTCAAAGCTATTCAACGTGCCCTTGGTAAGGATAAAGACGCTATTTAA
- a CDS encoding NADPH-dependent oxidoreductase — translation MNETIKTQLNHRSIRQFKPLALTQEEVDLLVDVARHTATSNFRQSYSIISITDQKLKEEIAEIANQPYIPNAGHLFVFVVDQRRNTLIAEAKGAEALVQGSPERFISAFSDAMIAAQNVVVAAESLGMGTVYLGSILNDNAKLSELLKLPKYVYPAVGLAVGWPDQEPQLKPRLPRHVIHMENYYQDLENPLEELKDYDAEVHEYYDLRDLNNRVDEFTTQIAKTMDKSVANRANTLKDLQKQGFFTD, via the coding sequence ATGAACGAGACCATTAAGACACAACTCAATCACCGCAGCATCCGTCAATTTAAACCTCTAGCTTTGACACAGGAAGAAGTTGACCTTCTGGTTGATGTTGCCAGACATACGGCAACTAGTAATTTTAGACAATCCTATTCGATTATCAGTATTACTGATCAAAAATTGAAGGAAGAAATTGCTGAAATTGCGAATCAGCCTTATATTCCAAATGCTGGGCATCTTTTTGTCTTTGTTGTAGACCAAAGACGTAATACTTTGATTGCAGAGGCAAAGGGTGCTGAAGCCTTGGTGCAAGGTAGTCCCGAACGCTTTATCTCGGCCTTTTCAGATGCAATGATTGCTGCTCAAAATGTGGTAGTAGCTGCTGAGAGTTTAGGTATGGGAACAGTTTATTTGGGTAGTATCTTGAATGATAATGCCAAGCTTTCGGAGCTTCTCAAACTGCCTAAGTATGTCTATCCTGCAGTAGGCCTAGCAGTTGGTTGGCCAGATCAGGAACCACAGCTTAAACCTCGTTTGCCACGTCACGTTATCCATATGGAAAATTATTATCAGGATTTAGAAAATCCTTTAGAGGAGCTAAAAGATTACGATGCTGAAGTCCATGAGTATTACGACCTCCGCGATCTCAATAATAGAGTTGATGAATTTACGACTCAGATTGCTAAGACCATGGATAAATCAGTTGCTAACCGTGCTAATACCTTGAAGGACCTTCAAAAGCAGGGATTTTTCACCGACTAA
- a CDS encoding metallophosphoesterase — protein MTRLAVMSDLHIDLNHFETYEIDTLIKCLKDQEVSHLHIAGDISNHYYIDTKPFLRKLSKAVKVTYNLGNHDMLDLEDDLIDNLDFQVIDLGSKTLLAFHGWYDYSYSDEKLDKILKRKKQLWFDRRLKRLGTDPEICQTSLQKLDNILSELDTNNLIVAMHFVPHSRFTMTHERFKPFNAYLGSEQFHQIFVKHGVKDVVFGHAHRSYGTVTIDGVTYHSRPLGYRREWDLTIDFVSNHPELNPTGTWNLSKRYNLVKKRQEFLEYEKKELANEFLSSMTLFDL, from the coding sequence ATGACAAGACTTGCAGTAATGAGTGATTTACATATTGATTTGAATCACTTTGAAACATATGAAATCGATACTCTAATAAAGTGCCTAAAAGATCAAGAAGTTAGTCATCTCCATATCGCTGGTGATATTTCTAACCATTATTATATCGACACGAAACCTTTCCTACGAAAACTGTCCAAGGCGGTCAAGGTTACCTATAATTTAGGCAATCATGATATGCTTGATTTAGAGGATGACCTTATTGATAATCTTGATTTTCAGGTGATTGATTTAGGAAGTAAGACCTTATTGGCTTTTCATGGATGGTATGATTATTCCTATTCTGATGAAAAATTGGATAAAATTCTTAAACGTAAGAAACAACTCTGGTTCGACCGACGACTTAAACGATTGGGTACAGATCCCGAAATCTGTCAAACTAGTCTCCAGAAGCTAGATAATATCTTAAGTGAATTAGACACGAATAACCTTATAGTTGCCATGCATTTTGTTCCTCATAGTCGTTTCACCATGACGCACGAACGTTTTAAACCTTTTAACGCTTATTTGGGATCTGAACAATTCCATCAGATTTTCGTCAAACATGGCGTTAAAGATGTTGTTTTTGGTCATGCCCACCGCAGTTATGGGACGGTAACTATTGACGGTGTAACCTATCACTCGCGTCCTCTTGGATACCGACGAGAATGGGACTTAACCATTGACTTTGTTTCCAATCACCCTGAACTCAATCCTACTGGAACATGGAATCTCTCTAAACGGTACAACCTAGTCAAGAAACGACAAGAGTTTTTAGAGTATGAAAAAAAGGAACTAGCAAATGAGTTCCTTTCCTCTATGACACTATTCGATTTGTAG
- the queG gene encoding tRNA epoxyqueuosine(34) reductase QueG: MDIKLEIQKMAKEIGISKIGFTTADDFAYLEKSLRLGVEEGRTTGFEHKNIEERIYPKLTLESAKTIISIAVAYPHKLPQQPQKTEFKRGKITPNSWGLDYHYVLQDKLKRLAEGIEKLTENFEYKGMVDTGALVDTAVAKRAGIGFIGKNGLVISKEYGSYMYLGELITNLEIEPDHEVDYGCGDCRRCLDACPTSCLIGDGTMNARRCLSFQTQDKGMMDMEFRKKIKTVIYGCDICQISCPYNRGIDNPLASDIDPELAMPELLPFLELSNKSFKEKFGMIAGSWRGKNILQRNAIIALANLHDRNAIVKLMEIIDKNNNPIHTATAIWALGEIVKKPDEAMLDYMRELSPKDEESQAEWELVCAKWQI; the protein is encoded by the coding sequence ATGGATATCAAGTTAGAAATACAAAAGATGGCCAAGGAAATTGGCATTTCAAAAATTGGTTTTACAACCGCTGATGATTTTGCCTATCTGGAGAAATCCCTTCGACTTGGTGTCGAAGAAGGGCGAACAACAGGGTTTGAACATAAAAATATTGAAGAGCGTATTTATCCTAAGTTGACCTTAGAATCAGCTAAAACCATCATTTCCATTGCAGTAGCTTATCCGCATAAGTTGCCGCAACAGCCCCAAAAAACAGAATTTAAGCGGGGCAAAATCACTCCAAATTCGTGGGGGCTAGATTATCACTATGTTTTGCAGGACAAACTAAAACGCCTGGCAGAAGGTATTGAAAAACTGACGGAAAACTTCGAATATAAAGGTATGGTGGATACTGGAGCCTTGGTCGATACAGCAGTGGCCAAGCGAGCTGGAATAGGCTTTATCGGAAAGAATGGACTAGTGATTTCAAAAGAATACGGCTCCTACATGTATCTCGGTGAGCTTATCACTAATCTAGAGATAGAACCTGATCATGAAGTAGACTATGGCTGTGGGGATTGTCGTCGTTGTCTGGATGCCTGTCCGACATCCTGTCTCATTGGCGATGGGACTATGAATGCCCGTCGTTGCCTATCCTTCCAGACCCAAGATAAGGGGATGATGGATATGGAGTTTCGAAAGAAAATAAAGACTGTTATCTATGGCTGTGACATTTGTCAGATTTCCTGTCCATATAACAGAGGTATCGACAATCCTTTGGCTTCAGACATAGATCCTGAGCTTGCCATGCCCGAATTGCTTCCATTTCTTGAGCTGAGCAATAAGTCCTTTAAGGAGAAATTTGGTATGATTGCCGGTTCATGGCGAGGGAAGAATATTCTTCAACGTAATGCCATTATTGCCTTGGCCAACTTACATGATCGCAATGCTATTGTCAAACTGATGGAGATTATCGATAAGAATAATAATCCCATTCACACGGCAACTGCCATTTGGGCTCTCGGAGAGATTGTTAAGAAGCCTGATGAGGCTATGTTAGACTATATGCGGGAACTGTCACCTAAGGATGAAGAATCCCAAGCCGAGTGGGAGCTTGTGTGTGCAAAATGGCAAATTTAA
- the prfB gene encoding peptide chain release factor 2 (programmed frameshift) translates to MEVAEIRQKISENQEKLVSFGRSLDLDRLEEDIALLENRMTEPDFWNDNIAAQKTSQELNELKMKYETFNNMQELSDETELYLEMLEEDDSVQEELEETLEKLDKIMTSYEMTLLLSEPYDHNNAILEIHPGSGGTEAQDWADMLLRMYQRYGNAKGFKVETLDYQAGDEAGIKSVTLAFEGPNAYGFLKSEMGVHRLVRISPFDSAKRRHTSFTSVEVMPELDDTIEVEIRDDDIKMDTFRSGGAGGQNVNKVSTGVRLTHIPTGIVVASTVDRTQYGNRDRAMKMLQAKLYQMEQEKKAEEVNALKGDKKEITWGSQIRSYVFTPYTMVKDHRTGYEVAQVDKVMDGDIEGFIDAYLKWRMEE, encoded by the exons ATGGAAGTGGCAGAAATTCGCCAAAAAATCTCTGAAAATCAAGAGAAGCTCGTGAGCTTCGGGAGGTCTCTT GACTTAGATCGTTTGGAAGAGGACATTGCGCTCCTTGAAAACCGAATGACTGAGCCAGATTTTTGGAATGATAATATTGCAGCTCAAAAGACTTCACAAGAGTTAAATGAGCTCAAAATGAAATACGAAACTTTCAACAATATGCAAGAACTCTCTGACGAGACAGAGCTTTATTTAGAAATGTTGGAAGAAGATGATAGTGTTCAAGAAGAGCTCGAAGAAACACTCGAAAAACTTGATAAGATTATGACAAGTTACGAGATGACACTGCTCTTGTCTGAACCATATGACCATAACAATGCCATTCTGGAAATTCACCCAGGCTCTGGTGGTACAGAAGCTCAGGACTGGGCTGATATGTTGCTCCGTATGTACCAACGTTATGGAAATGCCAAAGGGTTCAAGGTTGAGACTTTGGATTATCAGGCGGGGGATGAAGCTGGAATCAAATCTGTCACCCTTGCTTTTGAAGGACCTAATGCTTATGGTTTCCTCAAATCAGAAATGGGTGTCCACCGTTTGGTTCGTATTTCACCATTTGACTCTGCCAAACGTCGTCATACCTCATTTACATCTGTGGAAGTCATGCCTGAATTGGATGATACCATCGAAGTTGAAATCCGTGATGATGATATCAAGATGGATACATTCCGTTCAGGTGGTGCTGGTGGTCAGAACGTCAACAAGGTTTCAACTGGTGTGCGTTTGACCCACATTCCAACAGGTATTGTTGTAGCTTCAACGGTTGACCGTACACAATATGGGAACCGCGACCGTGCGATGAAGATGCTTCAAGCTAAACTCTATCAAATGGAGCAAGAAAAGAAAGCAGAAGAAGTGAATGCTTTGAAAGGTGATAAGAAAGAAATCACTTGGGGAAGCCAAATTCGCTCATACGTTTTCACGCCATATACCATGGTTAAAGATCACCGTACAGGCTATGAAGTTGCCCAGGTTGATAAGGTAATGGATGGGGATATTGAAGGCTTCATCGATGCCTACCTCAAGTGGCGCATGGAAGAATAG
- the ftsE gene encoding cell division ATP-binding protein FtsE — MALIELKDVTKKYDKSTTALRHIDLSVNSGEFVYLVGPSGAGKSSLIRLFYQEEKLTSGSMKVGEFDLTRLRKKDVPLLRRSIGVVFQDYKLLPKKTAFENVAYAMEVIGEKPRHIKKRVAEVLELVGLKHKMRSFPNQLSGGEQQRVAIARAIVNNPKVLIADEPTGNLDPEISWEIMQVLERINLQGTTIIMATHNSTIVNNLRHRVVAIEEGRIVRDEEEGEYGYHD, encoded by the coding sequence ATGGCTCTTATTGAATTAAAAGATGTTACTAAGAAGTATGATAAGTCAACAACAGCCCTTAGACACATTGATTTGTCTGTTAACTCTGGGGAGTTTGTTTACTTAGTCGGCCCTTCTGGTGCTGGTAAATCAAGTTTAATTCGCTTGTTCTACCAAGAAGAAAAATTAACGAGTGGTTCTATGAAGGTTGGAGAGTTTGATTTAACTCGACTTCGTAAGAAAGACGTTCCACTCTTGAGACGTTCCATTGGAGTTGTTTTCCAGGATTATAAACTCCTTCCAAAGAAAACAGCTTTTGAAAATGTTGCTTATGCCATGGAAGTTATTGGTGAGAAACCTCGTCATATCAAGAAACGAGTGGCAGAAGTACTCGAGTTGGTTGGTCTTAAACACAAGATGCGTTCGTTCCCAAATCAGTTGTCTGGTGGTGAGCAACAGCGTGTTGCTATTGCGCGTGCTATCGTCAATAATCCAAAAGTGTTGATTGCAGATGAACCAACAGGGAACTTGGACCCAGAGATTTCATGGGAAATTATGCAAGTCCTTGAACGTATTAACTTGCAAGGGACTACCATTATAATGGCAACCCATAACTCAACTATCGTTAATAACCTTCGTCATCGTGTCGTAGCGATTGAAGAAGGACGTATTGTTCGTGATGAAGAGGAAGGAGAGTACGGTTACCATGATTAG